DNA from Xiphias gladius isolate SHS-SW01 ecotype Sanya breed wild chromosome 9, ASM1685928v1, whole genome shotgun sequence:
atcaatcgactaatcgttcCAGCTGTATTTTCAACCTTCATTGGTATGAACATTCATTAGAGAAGACCAATAAAATTCCACACAGACTAGAAATTAAGACAAGACATTACTTGTAGAtctgctctgctttctctctcatcgTCGCAGCTGTGCCCCACTTCAGATCCTCGCAACTTTCCCAGAATGCCAAGTTCTCCCCTAAAACGGTTCAAAAATAGgatagaaaataatagaaagcACAGCTACCACGCTATTCTTAGCTCCATCTAGTGGCTGGGAAATTAACACGGCAGGTCCAAAACTGAATCTACAGTGTAGCGTGTTTGCAACAGTGACATTTCTGTCATCAACCATCGTACCGCTGAATTCCTTCTTCAGGAAGAGTCTGAAATCATCTCGTCCTCGAGGGTCTGAGAGCAGCTCTCCGAAGCTGAACGTCCACCTCTCCACACGCATTTTACTTGGTATTTCCAcactacaaacacaaatgacCGCAGAGGAAGAAAGtcattaaattgaaaaaatgcaCGAGATATTTCCAATTTAGCTGAATTTCGATGAACACAATAGAAAATTATACATGATCCTCAGCTGACGCACTTGGGCATGTTCAAGGTCCAGTATGTGACGTCATCAGTGAGCCAGGGGTTGCTGGGAAGACACTTGGAGAGGAAAGGGTCGTGGCTGTTATAGGTGGCGCAGTATTTCACCAACCTGCAAGAACAGGGGAAAAGAATTTACTGCctgtaatgtttgaaaaaaaaaaaacagaactttttcaTCACAGGCAATGATACAGCCAAAGACAAGGACTTATGTCACATTACATAAGTACACTTCGGAGTAAAAGGGGTTATTCCTTTAGAGAGGAAGTAACCAAGTATGTCAGTCACACCACTAAATATTAGCCAAATTGGTAAATTATACACAGGAGTCACCTCGCTGGCATCATAGGATTCCTACTCAATCAAGCGGGGTTAAATTAGTGACCAGAGCAGATTCTCCGTTTGGCTAActgttgaaatgtaaaatgcattaCTTTCATCCTGAAAtgatgttttctctttctctgtttgttaCTGAACAAGGTATCTCGCAATTAGGCTTAACAGATTTTACTGAAACGTCGTGGAAGGTTAGACCACGTGATAAGTGACCTAAGTGAtgagctttttattttgaatccaGGAATTCTTTTAAAGGAGTTCTTCACATAATCACTGTTTTCTCAAGAGCTAGTACACTTTACTGAATGATAAATATCTTGCACGTACGGTATACCGCATGAAATCTGTATTTTGATGTAGATTTGGCTCCAGATGCAAATAAGATTTCTAACCATTCTCAACTAGCAACTGATTTATAGAATTGTATAAACCTATATactttataatatattttacaaattgcTTGTAACTTGCTCGCAGGCTGATAACATGATAATACGTCACTGGACCTACAGATACTGcatcacattttctcatcaaATCTCATCCGTGCATCAGATTTGCCTGTCCTGCGTTTACAGGTCAGTCACTACAGATATAATAAAGATATTGTGTGTTTGCTATTTTGAGACATACACTTTGGTTTGTCACAGATATAGGACAGCTGGAAATACGATGGGCTATCTTACGCGCCAATGGACACAGATGACTTCACTCTGGGCCTCATGATAGACTGCTGGGTAAAGATCATCTACAGGGAGCAGAAGAGAGATGGCAGCTATGAATTGTGAGGAAAATAAGTCTGTCTCTGTGGCTCACTGCTAGTAGTTTACACGACTGTTGGTTTAGAAGAAATACggtgacagaaaaatgtttggagtgtcaaagaaagagaggagtaTAAAATCTGACTTACAATCCTCTCATAGAAGTCAGGTGTTTTtgcctggggaaaaaaacacatatattaAACGTTGCTTTACAGATATGTGTCATGtcacagataaaaaaatatgcagAGACAAAGTGGGATATTGTgctgtgtgtacttgtatgcGCAGTTGtaatggttagggttaggatgtaaggaatgcattatgtcaagtATAAATATTGGGTGGTGTGTGTAAGTGTTCCAGTTTAAAAGTCTGGATACAAAAATAGAGCCATGGACAACAcctgcaggagaggagaggagaggagaggagaggagaggagagaagaggagaggagaggagaggagaggagaggagaggagaggagaggagaggagaggagagaataggaaaggagaggagaggagagaagagaagagattaATTTTAGTAAAAGATAGTTTCATGTTTGAAACAGCAGACAGGGAAAGGACAGGGAAGATAAGTAGCCTTTACAGCACCTGGATCCATGCTTTTAAGCCTCTTATACAATATAAGCTGATTGACAGGAATTATGTTTATACAGGACATGCAGACTCACCTGTTACCTCATCTGCATTAGGATCTACTCGTCGATCCAGTCCATAGTCCATGGCACTCACTGTCCCTGGCTGCACGCACACATCAACAATAAAAGAATACACAATGTGTGTTTACCAAAGGACTAATTAATTTAAGCAGATGGCCATTTTATGATGCTAATCATACCCTGCTATTGTGTCACACTTTTCCTGACCATCTGAGACAGCAAGAGGAGAGACACCAGTCACTTGTAAAATGTGATTCTGTGAATTTACTCTTGGATATTACAAATATATcttcaagttattttttttgtttccagcagaggctttaaaaaacacattgacatGAAACCACATTTACAGCATTCTGGTTGAGTCTGTCCCTGGATAATGATATTAGCTGAGACAGGAAGCTTACTTTGATGATACTTTTATGAATAAAAGGATGAGTCATGTGTAACTGTCAAATGGGAAAAATAGTGCAGCTTACATCATGATATTATGTAacctgaatgaaaacacaatgttttctcttctttctgtttccCAGAGCTACTATATTTATAGATAACGTGCCGATTCAGAAACCCTCTCAATAAAATTTTGTAACAGAGTAAGTtatagaaaatgtcattttctgatATTGAATCTCAAGAAAAAGTGCAAACATATCCTGCGGAAGAAGAAGTTAAAAGCTTAAAAGCTAGTTCCTTTGATTTATTCATACAAGAaggttaaaggaatagttcaacattgtGAGACACATTCAACACATTCTTGCTGAGACTTAAATCAGAAGATTAATACTATTCTCATGTGCATTTAGTACAGAGATAGAGCCACGAGTCaaatagcttagcttagcatgaagactggaaacagggggaaatagctagcctggctgtaaaaaaaaaaatacaactaacAGCACCTCTGAACTCAGATtttaacacattgtattttgattgtttaaaacatacacacacaactactCCTTCAAATATTCATGCAATAATTAAAGTGGtggttttgctttatttgataGTTCACATCCCGTAATGAAGATCCcaacaggagagagggaggacgaCATGTGACCATGACCTGTTTAACCTACTGGGTCCCTAGTTACCCTGTGCTCTCCGTGCATTGTATATGTGCCCTTCGACCTTTAATGTGAGACTATGGAatttttgaaagaatttaataattaaagtaAGTTAAATTCATATGCAATAAAAAGCATCCTCATTCAATTCCCTCAGgagttttgctgctgcagccttacttggtctggtatgaccattagcttatggtggctaatgttacaAAACCTTAGATGCTCTTCTATACTTGTGCTTCTGTTACACTATGTTTTAGCATTGACCACGATCCTGTAATTGTTACGTACTGTCTTGAACTCCTGCTGGTCGCAGTTCAGTTGTATAGGCTCACTCTAAATCTCCATTAAAAGTGCCCATCAGGTACAGTGCAAACTACTACATATGGCAGCTTCTTTATATTTTGCCTTCAACCACAGAGACCAACAAGTAAGTAGGCGTACTGCTTGACCACAGGTTTGCTGTGTGTCAATAATCCTGAGATAGTTtgataaaaattatttttttcaggaataTGTACCATAATAACACAATGTGACCCGAGATCATTCATGTCTTAGCCTCAAGATTATGTTATAAAGCAGGACCTGCATTAAGGCCCTTATAATTTCAGTTGATATTTCACAATCCACAATCCACTTGACACACAGGGAACCTGGGTCATTTGGGAAACCAGGAGGCCTGGAAAGAAGCTGCCCACTTTGCCTGGTCAGTAATAAAGCCTCAGCACACAGGGTGAAACCAAGACTCACGATGCTGCTAGCACGAGGTGCAAACCAGTGCACCACATTACCTCCTACAGTATGCAGTGTGAAATATTAATCAGTCATGCCCTTTTCCTCTGACTGGACATGTAATTGTAATGAGGCATCAAGGGTAGAGATAATGAGATACCCTGGGAAGTAGAGAGGAGGAgcgtattttattttcagacttcTCTATCTGCTAGCAATCCACTGTTATCTAAATGAAGCTGCATCCTGTATATGCAGTACAAGTCTGATAactatctctgtgtgtttgtgtgtgtgtgtgtgtgtgtgtgtgtgtgtgtgtgtgtgtgtgtgtgtgtgtgtgtgtgtgtgtgtgtgtgtgtgtgtgtgtgtgtgtattctcaCCGGAGGTCTGTGAACCACCCAGTAAGCTCTCTCCTGGCAGTCAAAAACCACACGGTCTggtttcttcctctcctttgcggccctaaacacacacacaaacacacgaacgCTAACACCTTTGTGATCTTAAAATCGAGTGATGTCTTTGAGTTTCTTTCACACCGACCTGTACTGTTCTTTAGCTTGCATCACTATAAAATCCCATTTATGATTCATCCGCTTGTGCAGACGGTTATACTGCTCCTGACGACATAAAATAATGTGTCAGTAAAtgccaacaaacaaaatgaatttcTCTTGGGTCTCTCGGACTCGTTCTCACCTGCTCGTGCAGCTCCAGGATTCCTTTCTTCCGTATGTTTCTTTTTGCCAGGTAGATTGCTTCagcaatgaaacaaaaaaaaggagtgtCAACTGAGTTATGATAACAggacctgagaaaaaaaatgtcatcaagcTCACCATAGTCTGTATCCTCAACAGGCCACTGCTGGGTGGGCCAGAAGTACGGTGTCTGGAAAGGACAAAAGGCAGATTTAACATCACGTCAGAAGTGTTATTGTGAGTTGGATTTATCTGTTACAGGTCAGAACAAGAATTAGATCAGGATCATCAAAACCAGACCAGTTTGAGGTTTCACGTCACAAAATGACTAATCAATAATAGCACAcactcttctccttctttctgcctttttttttttgttgcgtTTCAATTTTCTGTTGGCATGTTAGTGCAGTCATAatgaaatttgcaaaaaattaagtttaaaggCCGGAAAAACCATAGTTCCTCAGTGAAGCTTCCTTTCATCTGTCGTTTTTGTTGCAAAACATGAGACTCTTTGGATGAATCAATTTGATCAACCAAAATGTAACCCACAACAATTCTGATATTCAATTAATTTAGGCCATTTATAAAGCAAAAACGCCGAAatcattttggcaaatatgATGAATTGctgattgattttgttttgtatcattgtaaaaataaatgtcttgactcttggtcagaaaaaacaataagATAATAAGATTATAACAAGATCGTGATGGTCTGTTTTGACTAATCCACTCAATTAAATACATGAAACATCAGGGTGCATCATCACATCGATGCAAAAATCCTGTAAGTCTAATATTGACATGAATTAGCCCTGCTGCTGCCGCCACTGCCACAATGGCATAATACAACCAGATATTTGATTCCTGTCATCTCAAGTTGTGTACTGTCATATCGCCTCACCCTATTCAAGTCAGTACAATTATAGAGCATATTTAATGCATTGAGAAATGCGATCTacatgtaatgaaataaaacataaaggtCGGTAACATTGTACCCTAATAGCAATTTTATCAcgaaaaaatagtaaaaatgtgaaatgccCTTTACTGGGACAGTTAGTATTGGAAAACTTCTGAGAAACCTTTGTGAGATGTTGCGATAGTTTCAATCTCCAGCCTTCAAAAGAAGTCAAGACAAGAAATTTTTTAAAGGAAGTTTCTTATATATTTTATCTGAATGAGTCAGTAGTATAACTTGAAAATGATGTCATAATATGTAGAAATGCTATTTAAGCAGGTAAGAAGCTCCCTTGGGTTTAAAATCTGGgccaaaaaatgtgaaatgcagTCATTTACCTGGAAGCGATAGAGGGACGCATCTGGTTTGACCACTAAGCGTTTGTGGTCTTGTAGAGGGTAGATGTATCCTAATGCCACCAGCATAGAGCCAAAATTCCTCGCCTctgaagacaaaagacagagagatgagcAGGAATTTAACAGCTGCTCTGGCATTTCTGGCCAATTCTAATTACTCGCAAGGGGGAAACAATAAGACCTAACACGGTAACGTCATAAAATTggatttttaacaaaaagagACTCATGTA
Protein-coding regions in this window:
- the LOC120794243 gene encoding regulator of G-protein signaling 9-like; this translates as MTIRNTLRDHGQRYRPRMACLKKAEKVLLEMQDPKTGIKSQPQRLVITTIPHAITGEDIIAWIADRFQTDTQEARNFGSMLVALGYIYPLQDHKRLVVKPDASLYRFQTPYFWPTQQWPVEDTDYAIYLAKRNIRKKGILELHEQEQYNRLHKRMNHKWDFIVMQAKEQYRAAKERKKPDRVVFDCQERAYWVVHRPPPGTVSAMDYGLDRRVDPNADEAKTPDFYERIMIFTQQSIMRPRVKSSVSIGALVKYCATYNSHDPFLSKCLPSNPWLTDDVTYWTLNMPNVEIPSKMRVERWTFSFGELLSDPRGRDDFRLFLKKEFSGENLAFWESCEDLKWGTAATMREKAEQIYKTFLARGAPRWINIDGKTMEVTVTGLRHPHRYVLDPAQTHIYMLMKKDSYGRYMKSPVFKDTLKKAICPEEHKFTDAQLEQNAKNRRPSLSPIILRQQEQEQRAKMAASAPVDITQVMSKLSKQGKEVPPRPPRTKN